The following is a genomic window from Clostridium sp..
CTGACGAAGCAAGAGCTCTTGCCTCATCTCTCATAGGTATACTGACAGGTGAATCCTACTATACATCCGCACTTATGGCAAAGGCTATAGGATCTTTCAAAAAATTTGATGTAAACAAATCTTATATGATGAGAGTTATCAGAAATCACTGCAGAGCAGCTGGCGTAGATTTGGAAGAACTCACTGAAAATGACGAGATCAGATATAAAAATGAATTTGAAAACCTCGATTACACACCCTTAAAAGTAGATCACAAGCTGCTGGGAAAAGAAGACATGTACTATATAGGCAGACAGCTCAAGGAAAGTTTTACAAACGCATTTCAATGTGGTCAGATTTCAGGTTTCAGAAATGCACAGGTTTCAGTTCTAGCCCCAACTGGTACAATATCCTTTGCAATGGACTGCGGGGCAACCTCCATTGAGCCCTTTTTCAGCCATATAGTATATAAGAAACTATCCGGCGGAGGTTTTATGACAATAATAAATCCTGTAATAACTGAAGCTTTAAAAAAGCTTGGCTACAACAGGGAAGAAATAGAAGATATAATGGATTACGTACTCGAGAAGGAAAATGTAACAAAGAATGGATTCACCTACGAAAAGATACTTGATGGCAAAATAGAGGGTGCTCCCCACCTAAAGGATGAACATACAGCAATATTCGATACCTCAAACAAGTGTGGAAGTGGAGAGAGATACATATCCCCAATGGGACATGTCAAAATGGTGGCAGCTATAACCCCTCTCATTTCCGGGGCCATATCAAAGACAGTCAACCTGCCGAAGGACGCTTCAGTGGAGGATTTCAAGAACGTTGTATTATCTTCATGGAAACTGGGTGTAAAAGGGATAACACTGTACAGGGATTCTTCAAAGGCAGCCCAGCCTCTCAATACAGCTCTTTCCGACACTGATGACATAAGACTGGAAGATCTTACTTACAATCAGCTTTTGAATAAAGTAAGAAAGCTGCAAAAGGGTGTAAAATACTCAAAGCGTGAAAAACCTGTAGGTATAAGGAGAGGTACTACCCACCCTGCACAAATAGATGATGTCAAAATATATACTACAGTAAACAGACGCTCAAATGGTGAAATATCCGAAATATATATAACCACCGACAGGGAGGGTACTATAATAACCGGGCTTTTGAATTCCCTTTCAAAATCTATTTCAGTAATGCTCCAGTATCATGTACCGCCCCAGGATATTTCAAGAATGCTGAGAGGTCAAAAATATGAACCCTATGGATTTGTTCAAAAACACCCATATATAAAATATGTATCCTCAATTTCAGACCTTATAAGCAAAGTGATAGATATAGAACTCGGTGATTTTTCAAGATGTCAGGTCAAGCCTGAAAATTATGACGAAAAAAATGGTCCGGATGATTCAAACATGAATTGTTCAAGTATCAAGATAAATAAGGTACAGGGTGAAAGGGTATATGGCTCTATCTGTCCCAATTGTTCAAGCACAAGAATGATCAGAAACGGCACCTGTATGGTTTGTCTGGACTGCGGCTCCACAACAGGCTGCAGCTGATAATAGACTTGAATATTAAGAGCTGTTTTCCATAAAAGGAAATCAGCTCTTCTTGCACTAAAAAGTGTAAAAAAAAGCCTACATGGGGGAGCATGCGGCTAAATAGGGGATATTATTTAATGAAACTCTGTTTCATTACTCAAATATCATAACATCAATTCTCCTATATGTCAATATATTTTCTCAAAAATATTATTTTTCGACAAATAAGTATAAAGAATATATTACTTAAAGTTCTTATTTGCTCTGTTTGGTTTAGCTTTAGGTTTTATTTTTATGTCATTTGCCTTATTCTTTCCTCTTCCATACATCACTCCATTATGTAGATCTAAAAACCAAAGAAAAAATATTACAAAAAGTCCACTGGATACATACTGCAATATTGAATTGCTGCCCATATTCTTTTTAAGAACTATACCCACTCCACCAGGAAGTAAAAAAGAAATTATGGCTAACGAAAGAATAACTATTTTATTAGGGTGAATCTTTACAAGTACATACTTTTTAAGTAGGCGGTACCCTACCATAAATACTACTGCTATAAATATTATTTGGAATATCAATGTTTTCCATGACATGTATTTCACTCCTCTATAACTATTAGATATATTATCTATATAATAACATAATATTATATACTTGTTTTAAAAATGTCATCAATTTTCCTTACATAAAAATGTGTTGAAGTGAAATTTTATCTACTTCAACACATTTACTTATATAAAGATCTTATCCCCTCGTTTTTCCACCAGCTATATTATAGGTAACTCCATGTATATAACTTGCCCTATCAGAAGCCAGGTAGCAGACTAAATCTGCAACCTCTGTAAGTTTACCGGACCTTCCAAGTGGTATTGTGGAAGTTTTGACATATCCTGCTCTTAAATCATCCACTGTAATTCCACGTGTATAGGACAGTGCTGTTTCATATTCCACAGTTCTAAGCCCCGTCGCTTCCAGAATACCAGGTGCAACCCCTACAATTCTCACCCCATTTTTACCAAGTTCTTTCGCCCAGGATCTTGTAAATGAATTCACCGCATTTTTGGTCGCTGCATAAATACTCTGTCCCTCTGAACCCTCAAGTCCACTTTCAGATGACATATTTATTATTACCCCTGAACCCTCTCTTACCATTTCTCTCGCAGCCGCCTGTGCGCATAAAAATACCCCCTTTTCATTTACATTTACTACTTTTTCAAAAATATCCTCATTCAGTTCATACTTACCCTTTGAATCTTCTGGATCAACCAGAAGTCTTGGAATATTTATTCCTGCATTATTGACCAGAACATCTATTTTTCCAAAGGTATCTACCGTTTTTGAGATCATTTCCTTAACGCTCTTTGAACTCGTTACATCTGTCTTTACATATAATACTTTTCCCGAATTATCATTTGAGTTGAATTCAGGCTCCCTCGAACTCATATCTCCCACAACTACATTGCTCCCGTTATTTAAAAATTCCTGAACTACAGCTTTTCCTATCCCGGATGCCCCTCCTGTAACAATTACCGTCTTTCCCTCCAATTTCAACCATGAATCCGCCATATTTCTACCTCCAATAATATAATAATTCATATTTGACCAATACATTACTTGCAGTTATAATTAAATGTAGATATTTAATTTCTAATTATTTTTATTACAGTGCCTTCTCGCAGAGGCACTATTTTTTTTCTCTCAAGAAATAAAGTCCCGGGAATAGCTGCTTCTTTATCACCAGTAAATTTAAATGTTATATGTCCAAGCTGTTTCAAATTCTGATTTACCAGATCTCCAATCGAAGTTATTTTATATTCAACATCATCTATATATAATATGTCTCCAGGATTTATGTCTTCTACCAGATTATTTTCATTATGAATATAACAGTAGTCAGCCAACTCCCTTGGTACATTCTCTTTAAAGATTATAAACATATAACTTTGTAAAAAATCGCCTGCTTTATTTCCTATAGTGGTTATCTTTGTATTATATATTATTTTCATAGTTAAAAAATCCCTCTCTATATTTAAGCTATAAATGTCGATTATTTACTATATAGTCCAAAGCTTGCAAGCCATGCAACAATAACAGTTGGTGCACCAGTGAGAAATCTTGAATAAAGTACGGATGGAACTCCTACCTGAACCGTTTCAGGTTCTGCTTCAGCCAATCCAAGTCCTACAGGTATAAAGTCGCAGGCAGCCTGTGAATTTATGGCGAAAAGCGCCGGAAGTGCCAGAGCTGGAGCTATATTCCCTTTCCCTATTTCTACTCCTATCAATACACCTACTATCTGTGCTATTACCGCACCAGGTCCTAAAAATGGTGAAAGAAGTGGAAAAGAACATATAAGTGACAAAACTATCAATCCAAAGATATTGCCTGCAAGCGGCGATAGAAGATGTGCAAACCAATTGCCTATCCCGGAAGCATTTATTATTCCTATCAATGCTGCAACGAATGCCATAAATGGTAAAATTGTATGAATAACAGTATCTATGGTATCTCTGCCGGCCTGAAACATCATGGAAACTATTTTTCCTATAGCTATTCCCATCCTGGCTAAAAAGCTACCGCTCTGCTGACTAATCTTTTTATCAGTATCATAATCCATTTAATCTTACCTCCTATATTTTTTCAATATTCCTGGACTTGACTCCAGATACGTAGATATCCTCTTTCATAAACATTGCAAGAGGTCCGCTTTTACCCGTAGGCATTATATTAACTGTAGGTATCTTCTTCTGAGGATAAATGCCACATCTCAAAGTTCCTCCACAATTTATAACTGCACATGCAATTTCACTGTCTTTTACACCGTGGGTGAACCCGTCTACCAGCTCACATCCTGTCAAATTTGCTATGGTCTCAGCTACTTCAGGTTTTGCACCACCTGTAATATATACCACTTTGTTCTTGGTTCCGGTAGGTGCAACTGTTATAGGGCCTCCCCATCCACCTGAACCCCTGGTTATTCTTACTTTACTGTAACCCATATATTTTCTCCTCCTTAATTATTAAATTCATTTTTATGCTTCTGCAATATGCTCTATATCAAGTTCTGTTTTAAGCTTGATGCCCTGTTGTCTTTCAACTATTGACGTTGTAAAGTCAGTAATCCATCCTCTGAAAAAGTTGGTAATCAAACCTACTAAAAAATATCTTACTGCAAGATCTCCTGTGGACAACCCCAATTTTGTAATTCCATTTGCGATTCCTAAAAATACAAAGAGTTCTGACGGATCAACATGGGGAAACAATCCATTCATCGTATGACATGAAAAACTTGATGCTGCATAATAACTTGGTTTGTACTTTTCCGGTAAAAATTTCCCTAATGAAAGCGTCATTGGATTTGTAAAAACAAAAGTACCTATAAATGGCAGTACAAGATATCTTAAAAATATATTGGAGGAAGATTTTCTTGCGAACCTTTCCACCCTCTCAGTTCCAATAAGATTTATAATACTGTTCATAACTACAAGAAGAGCTACAAGCAGCGGTACTATACCCATTACGAAACTTACAAATTGATCCCCTCCTGCTCTAAACAGAGCCATGAATCTGTCTGCAAAATTTGAAATAACATTTAAAACACCCAATTGCAATACCTCCTAAATTTATAATTTTTTATTGAAATTTGAATATTCAATCATTTTATATTCTGGCTAATTTGTCTCACCTCCTTTAAAAGTATTATAATTTTTTACGGCATCCAAAATCGCCATTCTCATATACTTATTGTACTTGACCAAATTATCCTTATGAATATCTCCTAAACTTATACCTTCAAGTCCCATTAATTTTCTAAACCTGGCAAATACCGATACACCCTGCATTTTTCTGGAATCAATTATTCTGCCTTCATCATCAATCAAAAACATGACAACAGTTCCAGCCTGCATATAACCTCTTTTTCTTCCTATTGCAACTTTTCCACGCCTTCTCAGTTCCACATAGTTTTTATTGAAATCCTTAATCTGCAGCATACCGAATGCAAAATTCAAAATCCATACTGTAATACCTAAAATAATAAATAATATTATTGAATTCATAAATTTACCTCCTCCAATAAAATATTTTTAAATCCTTCGTAGTCTCTTATTTGGGACATTTTTTGAACAATCTCCTTATTTTGTCCTATTTTCAGCAGTTCTTCATATGCCTTTATTAAAATCTCTGAATCTATTTTATCCTCCGGTGGTATAATCAAAAGTATTATTATATTTATTTCAAATCCATCTGAAACAATAGGTTTGTCCAAAATACCGATTGCTATAGACAGCCTACTCCCTTTCCCATTAACAGCATGTGGCATAGCAATATAATTTCCTAAAAAGGTAGGTGATTCAATTTCCCTTTTAATGACATTTTTATTAAAATCCTCATCAATATCGGGATTTGTTGATATCTTAACAAGCATATCATTTAGATTTTCAAAATAATCATTTCTATACAGCACAAAGAAGAACTGCGGCTGTATTATTATACTTAGTATGGAAAGATTGTACTCTACATATTTGATATTGTATTTTTTAAGGCTTATTGTTTTATCAAGTTCTTTTCTCAAATCATCTTCATTAAAAAGTGCATTTACTTTAACTACGGGAGTAATTGTGTTTAAATTTAAATCGACTGTAGTAAAAACTATATCATAATCATCCAATATATTTCTGGTAATATTTGCATCTGAAAATGTCTTTATGACAATGTCCTTGTTGGACAACATTTTGTTCAATTTTATTTTCAGCAGTTGTACCGTACCAAGTCCGGTTCCGCATATTAGAGCTACCTTCTTGATATTGTCGGAATTGCTGCTGTTTTGTTCTATATAGCTTTGAAAATATAGTGCTATATATCCAATTTCGTCTTCTCCTGTATCAAGATTGTAGTTTTGCTTTATTATTCTTGCACCCAGCTTTGCCATTTCATAAGGTAATGGATAATTTTTTTTTATATCATCTAAAAGGGCATTTTCAATTCCGATGTTGAATATGAGCCTGTTCAACATGAAATTCAAATGATATTCCAGATTTTTAACTATTTCATTTTCCGGTTTCATAGCCAGCCCGAAATTATCGTTTACTTCATTTATAATCTGCTCTACTAATTGCTTTACATTCTTTCTGACTGTAATATTTTCTAAATTTATAGGTGCCTCCCTCCCTAGAAGAGGAAGTGTCAGGAAAATGATTTCATATTTATTTAATTTGCAATTAAAAACCTTTTCTAAAGTGGCAGCAATTTGCCTTGCTATAAAATATTCATGAGTTCTTTCTGCATCATAATATTTTCTGTCAATATTTTTTATTAATCTATGATTTTTCAATCTATAAAGCATTATAAAAATATAATCCATAGTCTGTTTTACTGTCCTATCGGTTATATGCAATTTATTCTCACTAAAAATACGCATAATTTTAGCCTTTATATTTTTATATAAATTAATGTCCTTATAATTGAAATTGCCACCTTGTCCCTTATAAAAATGATCCAGGATAAGAAATCTTATATCCATTTCACTGCCTGAAATTTTTATACCCGAATTCTGCTTTCCAGACAATTTTATATTATAGATTTTTAAAATTGTTCTAACCTTTTTAAGATCATTTACAAGAGTAGTCCTTCCAACATTCATCTTATATGCAAGTTCATCTATAGTTATAAATCCATTGAAATTTACAAGAAATTCAATAATATAAGCTATACGATTTTCAGCAGTATCAAGCTTTGCAGATTTATTGCTATCGTTTTCATAGTCTTCAATCAATTTTATGAATTTTTTCTTGTCCTCAACTACTAACTTATATCCCACCTTCTTTACATTTACAATTTTAGCATCATGTGACTTCATAATCTGATTAAGTTTTTTGATGTAATTTTGTATAGTTCTTGTGCTTACTCCCATAAATTCAGCAAGTTCTTCAAGTTTACTGAACTGTTTGGAATTAATCTTTGACACAAGCTTGAATAATCGACTATCAATAGGTGTTAATGACATTTAAATATCAACTCACTTATCCTTCGTTGTTTTTATTATATTATATAATGAATACATATTTAATGCATATTTTTTCATCCGCATAGTGAAAAAGCATGCATTAATTTGGATAAATGTATTTCTGATTTTTTTCAAGACATGCTATGCTATTTTCCTCAAGTTGTTATATAATTAACTACATAGCAACAATCAGCAATTTATTATATATGGGGAAGGGGCATCCTTATCATGAAAAACATGTTTAGACTTGACTCTGTAAAGAAGAAAATGATACTTGGCTTTTTATCTGTAATTTTTATAAACCTAGTCATATTTTTGACACTTGAGATATCAAATACTTATGGCAAACTACAAGAATCAGCACTTGACAAAAGTTCTGCCTATGCCGAGCATATAGAAAAGATCATATCCCCCATCGGTATAGAAAATAGTAAAAAAATTCAACAGGAGATTTCATCCTTATTAAAAAAGCAGTACAACTCCGTGGAATACATTGGTGTACTTGATGATAATCTAAAATACGTATCAAACACGGACAAGGGGAAAATAGGTACATATTTTAAAAACAGCAATGTGGACACCCTGATAGAAAAAAATAGGTCAAACAGCTTTGTATTGAAAACAAATGGTAAAAACGGATATTTTTCTGTAGTACCGCTTTACAGTACAAGTTCCGGCACTTCTACAGATGCCGTAAGCTCGGCCACTGAAAAAGACAGCAGCAGCGAGAAAGTTGACAATGTGTCTTCTGCCAGCACAAAAGTAACTGTTCCGGGATTGATTGTTGTAAAAATGGACAACGATGTGCTGCTTCGGGACTTCAGAAAACAGATTATAAAATTAATCCTTATATCCTCTATAATTCTTATACTATCTATAATTATTGCATTTTTTATATCCTTGAGTATAACAAAACCTTTAAAACAAATACAGTTTCACTTAAAACTTATGTCAAAAGGTGATCTTACAAACAAGGTGAAAATAAATTCAAAAGATGAAATGCTTGATCTGGCGGAAAACATAAATACTACAAACTCAACTTTGAAAAACATCATATCCAAAATTAGATCCTCGGCAAAAGATGTAGATGATTACTCCAATAAATTAAATATTTCAATCAGGGAGGTAAATCTCGTCAGTGATGAAATTACAAACTCCCTGCAGGATGTAAATGAAACCAGTATAGTACAGAATAATAATTTAAGCCAGGCATACGAGAAATTGAATAACTTCTCAGAAGATCTGGATACAATAGGAGATAAAATATTATCTATAGAAAAAAATACAGTTGAAATAAAGGGAAATATCGATACGGGCAAAGAAGCAGTAAACGGAGTTAGCACTTCCTTGAATGAAGTGAGTGATTCCTTTAAAGATTTAGAAGATACCATAAAAGCCCTGTCGGATAAAGTCACAAACATACATTCTATAAGTAATACCATATCAGAAGTGGCAAAGCAGATCAACCTTCTATCATTAAATGCTTCAATTGAAGCTTCAAGGGCAAATGAGTCCGGAGGCGGTTTCAAAGTCGTGGCATCGGAAGTTAAAAAGCTTTCCATTGAAACAATAGAATCCTCAGGTATAATAAATAATTTGATCCAGGATATCTACAGTAATACAAAACTTGTTACAAGCACTACTCTGACCTCTATAGACAAATTCAATCAACAGAATAAATCAATTTCCAATACACTTGCAATGTTTGAAAGGATAGTTGACCAGATAAATTCAATAGTACCACAAATTAAGGAAATTTCGCAGATAACAAAAAGCTTTGTTTCAATGAAAGACGGCATAATTGAAAACGTCAAATATACAACATTTGCCCAAAATGAATTGTCATCTGCCATTGAAGATGTTTCAAAATCCATGGAAGAACAGTCTGCAACAATATCTGATCTGTCGGATTTATCCCAAAATCTTCATAAAGTTTCCAATGACGTGACTGCCCTTATAAAGATTTTCAAAATATAGTATTATTTATTAAGACAGGCTGCAGTAACTGTGCCTGTCTTATTTTTTCAATTGCATCATGAATTTAAAGCTATATTTTTATTTTTAAAAATTTTTCTCTGGGACAGAACCACTCCTGCAAACATTAGAGAGCATCCAATCAACTGCCGTACTCCCATATACTCTCCCAATATCAAAAAACCTCCCAAGGCTGCAAATACTGTTTCCATGCTCATTATAATAGATGCATAAGCTGGATCTGCATTCTTCTGTCCAAGTATCTGGAAGGTATATGCCACTCCTACAGACATTATTCCACCATATAGTATTGGAACGGAACACTGAATTATACTACGAAGTTCTATACTTTCCATAAATATTGCTACTATAAAACTTAAAACAGTACATGTCAAAAATTGATAGAAGGCCAGCTTTATAGAATCAACTTTATCTGCAAAATAATCTATGAGCAGTATTTGAACTGCAAACAGAACTGCTGAAACCAGTTCTAAAAAATCACTGTAGGAAATACTCATTCCGGACTTGACACAGAGAAGATACAGACCGCCAACCGCCAGAAGTGCACCAATCCATGAATTTATGTCAATACTTTTTCTCAGAAATATACTTAGTATAGGAACAATTACTATATACAACCCGGTTATAAAAGCCGCCTTCCCGGCCGTAGTACCCTGAAGACCTACCTGTTGAAAAGAAGATGCCAGAAACAAAAAAACCCCTGATATTATGCCTGCCAGGGCAACCTTCAATTCACTGCCAGCCGTATTATTATTTTTGATTTTGAAGAATATTATAATTGGAATTAGCGATATACTTCCGAGTGCAAATCTGATTCCATTAAAAGTAAATGGTTCCACATATTCCATACCTACCCGCTGGGCCACAAATGCAAATCCCCATATAATTGCGGTAACAAAAAGAAAAATATTTGATTTAGTTATCTCTGACTTCAATCATCTTCCCCCTCAATAAACAACAGGCTGAAAATTAAAATCAGCCTGTTTCGGTTTCTAAAATAGATAACGCTCTCCCGGTTTCCTTGTAAATACTGTGACATCATCAATTGCTTTCCTCTGACATACGAACCTTGTCATTCTCTCCACTCCGAAACCAGCTCCTGCAGACTTTGGGAGTTTTCCCTGTTTTGCAAGTTCAATATAGTTTCTAAAGACATTTTCATCTATTTTCAATTCCCGCATTCTCTCAAGAATTCTGTCATATTTGTATTCCCTTTCTCCGCCGCTCAAGCCTTCTATATAGCCCATAGGCCATATCAAATCATAGTTTCTGTATGTTCCTCTATGCTCCAGATCTTCTGCATCATAAAACTCCCTTTTGTGGTTTATAAGCCAGAAAGGCTGGTCAGCCTTCTCTGAAGCCTTGAGTTCAAAATCATCACCATATTTTTCTTCAAGTTCCTGTGTAGTATATCTATTGAACGGAGCGCTTATATCCAGATGTGAAGTTCCTATTCCCAGAGCCTTGAATTCATCTGCACAGTCCTTCTTTATAAAATCAAATACATATTTGATCAGTCCCTCTTCAAACTCGAATATAGTATCCATAGTGGCATTTTTAAACTCAAGATCAATCTGCGTGAATTCAAACAAATGCCTTGTATCTCCACTTTCCTCCTTTTCAAGCCTTACGTTGGGTGATACTATATATATCCTGTCAAGATGTGGACTTGACAACATTATCTGCTTGTGAAATATCATGGATTTTGTCAGATCAAACTTCTGACCTTCATATATCAATTCGTTTTCTTCTACATCGTGATTCAATGTATCTGTAATAGGTGCTATCATAATCGGCATTACTCTAGTTACACCTTTTTCATACATATAATCATCTACCGCTTTTAATATTGCCTGTTGGACACGAAGTATGTGAGGCAGTTCCTTCCTTGAAATTTTCTCAACTACCCTGTCCAGAGTCTTCAATTCTTCTTCCCTTTTCTTATCCTTCAGTATAGTATCCATAAAACATTCCCCCTCATATCAAATACAAAGCATGCATAAGATTTCTAGATTTATAATTCATCAACAATACAATAATAATACTTTTTACAGTATTATTGCAACATTAATAATTCGTATTTAATACATTTATACCTTTATCAAATTTTTCAGTGCTAATTTGTTGATCTTCAAAATATTATCCTGAAATAACGTTTTCTAATATCAATTTGATAAAACTTTCTGTTATAATGGTTATAGTACTTTATGTATATTAAAAAATAAGTTAAAATATAAGTAACTTTACTGTAACTAAATGAATTTTATTTTACTCCTTTCCTGAGGAAATTATTATTAAAATTAGCACAAACAGTAATCGTATATTACGTATAAGGAGTGTTTAGATTATGAGTACAAATTTTAAAATCAAAGGACTTGATGATCTTGATATTCAGATTCTGGATATAATGATCAAGGATTCAAGAACCCCTTTTCTTGAAATAGCAAGACAATGCCATGTAAGCGGAGGAACTATACATGTCAGAATGAAAAAAATGGAAGACATGGATATAATAAAAGGTACGAAGCTTATAATAGACAATTCAAAAATAGGATATGACGTATGCTGCTTTATAGGAATTTACCTTGACAGGGCAAGAAATTTCAATGAGGTTCTCGATGAACTGAACGCTATAAATGAAATTGTTGAACTTCACTATACCACAGGAGAATATTCCATATTTGT
Proteins encoded in this region:
- a CDS encoding DMT family transporter, encoding MKSEITKSNIFLFVTAIIWGFAFVAQRVGMEYVEPFTFNGIRFALGSISLIPIIIFFKIKNNNTAGSELKVALAGIISGVFLFLASSFQQVGLQGTTAGKAAFITGLYIVIVPILSIFLRKSIDINSWIGALLAVGGLYLLCVKSGMSISYSDFLELVSAVLFAVQILLIDYFADKVDSIKLAFYQFLTCTVLSFIVAIFMESIELRSIIQCSVPILYGGIMSVGVAYTFQILGQKNADPAYASIIMSMETVFAALGGFLILGEYMGVRQLIGCSLMFAGVVLSQRKIFKNKNIALNS
- a CDS encoding SDR family oxidoreductase — protein: MADSWLKLEGKTVIVTGGASGIGKAVVQEFLNNGSNVVVGDMSSREPEFNSNDNSGKVLYVKTDVTSSKSVKEMISKTVDTFGKIDVLVNNAGINIPRLLVDPEDSKGKYELNEDIFEKVVNVNEKGVFLCAQAAAREMVREGSGVIINMSSESGLEGSEGQSIYAATKNAVNSFTRSWAKELGKNGVRIVGVAPGILEATGLRTVEYETALSYTRGITVDDLRAGYVKTSTIPLGRSGKLTEVADLVCYLASDRASYIHGVTYNIAGGKTRG
- the srlA gene encoding PTS glucitol/sorbitol transporter subunit IIC; the protein is MGVLNVISNFADRFMALFRAGGDQFVSFVMGIVPLLVALLVVMNSIINLIGTERVERFARKSSSNIFLRYLVLPFIGTFVFTNPMTLSLGKFLPEKYKPSYYAASSFSCHTMNGLFPHVDPSELFVFLGIANGITKLGLSTGDLAVRYFLVGLITNFFRGWITDFTTSIVERQQGIKLKTELDIEHIAEA
- a CDS encoding PTS glucitol/sorbitol transporter subunit IIA encodes the protein MKIIYNTKITTIGNKAGDFLQSYMFIIFKENVPRELADYCYIHNENNLVEDINPGDILYIDDVEYKITSIGDLVNQNLKQLGHITFKFTGDKEAAIPGTLFLERKKIVPLREGTVIKIIRN
- a CDS encoding BglG family transcription antiterminator: MSLTPIDSRLFKLVSKINSKQFSKLEELAEFMGVSTRTIQNYIKKLNQIMKSHDAKIVNVKKVGYKLVVEDKKKFIKLIEDYENDSNKSAKLDTAENRIAYIIEFLVNFNGFITIDELAYKMNVGRTTLVNDLKKVRTILKIYNIKLSGKQNSGIKISGSEMDIRFLILDHFYKGQGGNFNYKDINLYKNIKAKIMRIFSENKLHITDRTVKQTMDYIFIMLYRLKNHRLIKNIDRKYYDAERTHEYFIARQIAATLEKVFNCKLNKYEIIFLTLPLLGREAPINLENITVRKNVKQLVEQIINEVNDNFGLAMKPENEIVKNLEYHLNFMLNRLIFNIGIENALLDDIKKNYPLPYEMAKLGARIIKQNYNLDTGEDEIGYIALYFQSYIEQNSSNSDNIKKVALICGTGLGTVQLLKIKLNKMLSNKDIVIKTFSDANITRNILDDYDIVFTTVDLNLNTITPVVKVNALFNEDDLRKELDKTISLKKYNIKYVEYNLSILSIIIQPQFFFVLYRNDYFENLNDMLVKISTNPDIDEDFNKNVIKREIESPTFLGNYIAMPHAVNGKGSRLSIAIGILDKPIVSDGFEINIIILLIIPPEDKIDSEILIKAYEELLKIGQNKEIVQKMSQIRDYEGFKNILLEEVNL
- a CDS encoding methyl-accepting chemotaxis protein — translated: MKNMFRLDSVKKKMILGFLSVIFINLVIFLTLEISNTYGKLQESALDKSSAYAEHIEKIISPIGIENSKKIQQEISSLLKKQYNSVEYIGVLDDNLKYVSNTDKGKIGTYFKNSNVDTLIEKNRSNSFVLKTNGKNGYFSVVPLYSTSSGTSTDAVSSATEKDSSSEKVDNVSSASTKVTVPGLIVVKMDNDVLLRDFRKQIIKLILISSIILILSIIIAFFISLSITKPLKQIQFHLKLMSKGDLTNKVKINSKDEMLDLAENINTTNSTLKNIISKIRSSAKDVDDYSNKLNISIREVNLVSDEITNSLQDVNETSIVQNNNLSQAYEKLNNFSEDLDTIGDKILSIEKNTVEIKGNIDTGKEAVNGVSTSLNEVSDSFKDLEDTIKALSDKVTNIHSISNTISEVAKQINLLSLNASIEASRANESGGGFKVVASEVKKLSIETIESSGIINNLIQDIYSNTKLVTSTTLTSIDKFNQQNKSISNTLAMFERIVDQINSIVPQIKEISQITKSFVSMKDGIIENVKYTTFAQNELSSAIEDVSKSMEEQSATISDLSDLSQNLHKVSNDVTALIKIFKI
- a CDS encoding vitamin B12-dependent ribonucleotide reductase; amino-acid sequence: MDSINDIFKRYYTNILEKDKSKTVYDLFKWKKVDVFLKDHKTNRVLVDMKDLEFPEHYSQNACDIIASKYFRKAGIPGKLGYENSMRTVANRLVNFWCQALKDENLITTENEAQIFYDECVYALLNQMYAPNSPQWFNTGLKLSYGIGGAKQGNYYFDEGKNEIVECCDNYTRTQASACFILSIEDKLLGPHSISDQFITETKLFKGGSGTGSNFSNIRAKGEKLSGGGASSGLMSFLKALDRNAGAIKSGGTTRRAAKMVCLDVDHPEIMDFITWKSKEEDKVRALGKMGYDMDIDGEAYETVSGQNSNNSVRFSNDFMHKVENLEKNPEETIELAGRIDSKLSRREKVKNIWEAFNRSAWKCADPSPQFSDTFNAWHTCPAGEDGNLNAKYNRINSTNPCGEYAFLDNTSCNLASINIYKFYDVGTGHFDIEGYLHIIHLVQLILEASIHWGQFPTEDIARKTYLFRTTGLGVSNMASLLMVMGYPYDSDEARALASSLIGILTGESYYTSALMAKAIGSFKKFDVNKSYMMRVIRNHCRAAGVDLEELTENDEIRYKNEFENLDYTPLKVDHKLLGKEDMYYIGRQLKESFTNAFQCGQISGFRNAQVSVLAPTGTISFAMDCGATSIEPFFSHIVYKKLSGGGFMTIINPVITEALKKLGYNREEIEDIMDYVLEKENVTKNGFTYEKILDGKIEGAPHLKDEHTAIFDTSNKCGSGERYISPMGHVKMVAAITPLISGAISKTVNLPKDASVEDFKNVVLSSWKLGVKGITLYRDSSKAAQPLNTALSDTDDIRLEDLTYNQLLNKVRKLQKGVKYSKREKPVGIRRGTTHPAQIDDVKIYTTVNRRSNGEISEIYITTDREGTIITGLLNSLSKSISVMLQYHVPPQDISRMLRGQKYEPYGFVQKHPYIKYVSSISDLISKVIDIELGDFSRCQVKPENYDEKNGPDDSNMNCSSIKINKVQGERVYGSICPNCSSTRMIRNGTCMVCLDCGSTTGCS
- a CDS encoding transcriptional regulator GutM, producing MNSIILFIILGITVWILNFAFGMLQIKDFNKNYVELRRRGKVAIGRKRGYMQAGTVVMFLIDDEGRIIDSRKMQGVSVFARFRKLMGLEGISLGDIHKDNLVKYNKYMRMAILDAVKNYNTFKGGETN